A section of the Silene latifolia chloroplast, complete genome genome encodes:
- the psbL gene encoding photosystem II protein L — translation MTQSNPNEQNVELNRTSLYWGLLLIFVLAVLFSNYFFN, via the coding sequence ACGACACAATCAAACCCGAATGAACAAAATGTTGAATTGAATCGTACCAGTCTTTACTGGGGATTATTACTTATTTTTGTACTTGCTGTTTTATTTTCCAATTATTTTTTCAATTAA
- the petL gene encoding cytochrome b6/f complex subunit VI, translating into MPTLTSYFGFLLAALTITSVLFIGLNKIRLI; encoded by the coding sequence ATGCCTACTCTAACTAGTTATTTCGGTTTTTTACTAGCGGCTTTAACTATAACTTCCGTTCTATTTATAGGTCTGAACAAGATACGACTTATTTGA
- the psbF gene encoding photosystem II cytochrome b559 beta subunit: MTIDRTYPIFTVRWLAVHGLAVPTVSFLGSISAMQFIQR, encoded by the coding sequence ATGACCATAGATCGAACCTATCCAATTTTTACAGTGCGATGGTTGGCTGTTCACGGACTAGCTGTACCTACCGTTTCTTTTTTGGGATCAATATCCGCAATGCAGTTCATCCAACGATAA
- the psbE gene encoding photosystem II cytochrome b559 alpha subunit produces MSGSTGERSFADIITSIRYWVIHSITIPSLFIAGWLFVSTGLAYDVFGSPRPNEYFTENRQGIPLITGRFDSLEQLDEFSRSF; encoded by the coding sequence ATGTCTGGAAGCACAGGAGAACGTTCTTTTGCGGATATTATTACCAGTATTCGATACTGGGTCATTCATAGTATTACTATACCTTCCCTATTCATTGCGGGTTGGTTATTCGTCAGCACAGGTTTAGCTTATGATGTGTTTGGAAGCCCTCGGCCAAATGAATATTTCACAGAGAACCGACAAGGAATTCCATTAATAACAGGCCGTTTTGATTCTTTGGAACAACTCGATGAATTTAGCAGATCCTTTTAG
- the psbJ gene encoding photosystem II protein J: protein MADTTGRIPLWIIGTVAGILVIGLIGIFFYGSYSGLGSSL, encoded by the coding sequence ATGGCCGATACTACTGGAAGGATTCCTCTTTGGATAATAGGTACTGTAGCTGGTATTCTTGTGATCGGTTTAATAGGTATTTTCTTTTATGGTTCATATTCTGGATTGGGCTCATCGCTATAG